The segment GATCGCAGTTATTCCATCTACAGGAGATACCTTATATTCTGTCACATCATTAACTACAAAAGTAATCGCCATACAGGTTGAGGTTTCTTATCGACAAAACAGGGATCGAGAATAAAGATAGTAGCGATCGCAGTTATTCCATCTACGGGAGATACTTTATATTCTGTCACATCATTAACTACAAAAATAATCGCCATACAGGTTGAGGTTTCTTATCGACAAAACAGGGATCAAAAATAGATAGTAGCGATCGCAGTTATTCCATCTACGGGAGATACTTTATATTCTGTCACATCCTTAACTACAAAAGTAATCGCCATACAGGTTGCGGTTCCTTATCGACAAAACAGGGATCGAAAATAGATAGTAGCGATCGCCGTTATTCCATCTACGGGAGATACTTTATATTCTGTCACATCATTAACTACAAAAATAATCGCCATACAGGTTGAGGTTTCTTATCGACAAAACAGGGATCGAAAATAGATAGTAGCGATCGCCGTTATTTCATCTACAGGAGATACCTTATATTCTGTCACATTATTAACTACAAAAGTAATCGCCATACAGGTTGAGGTTTCTTATCGACAAAACAGGGATCGAGAATAGAGATAGTAGCGATCGCCGTTATTCCATCTACAGGAGATACCTTATATTCTGTCACATTATTAACTACAAAAGTAATCGCCATACAGGTTGAGGTTTCTTATCGACAAAACAGGGATCGAGAATAGAGATAGTAGTGATCGCCGTTATTCCATCTATGGGAGATACTTTATATTCTGTCACATTATTAACTACAAACATAATCGCCATACAGGTTGAGTCTTCCAATGGAGTATCAGTTTTTAAAAACTCAAGTTAGTTTTTAAAAACTAATTAAGAGTTTTAGAAATCAAAAAGGAGTAGGATTATATGAAAAAAAGAAGCAGAAATGATTCTAAATTTATTAAAATAAGAAAGTAGAATGATGATTAGTTTTATCCAAAAGTTAGAAAATTAACATCTTTTCCCTGTTCCCCGTTTCCTTAAACAAGTATCTATCTCCATTGTTGAACTAAGCTTTTTAAACGATAGAAAGCTTCTTTGGGTTGTCCATCAGGTCTAAGAAGTCCCCCATGAGCCCAAAAATGATAGCCTTTATCGGATAATTCCCACCAAGTAATAGCCTTAATGTACGATTTGCTATAACACAGGGTATAAAACTGTTCAATCCAATCCGCTTGAATCGTTTCTGACCAAGGATTATGCCATAAACCAAAGGGCGTTTTCATCCAAGAATTTTCATCTTCTGTGGTGTCAGAGGGTACTCCTAATTCGGTGATATGAATAATTTTTCCTAATTGTCCAAACCGTTCTATTAAGCGATTAATTTCAAACAAATCCCGGTCAGGATAATAAAGCTGTAATCCAATAGCTTCAAAGGGAATATTAGCAGCTAAACAAGCTTTTATATATTGATAAGGGGTCAAAGGATTTGGTTGTTCTAAAGCACGATGTCTAGCCCACAAACAACAATCATTAATAATACGAAAAGCTTGGGGATTACCTTGATAACAAGCAGTAGCAGTAACCCCTGAAAGTTCCACTAATTCTTCTGAAGAATAACCCGGTTGATTGGCAAAAGCCCGACCACTAGCTTCATTAATAATATCATAATAGGGAAATCGTTGACCAAAATATCGAGTCACTTCTTGAATATGTAAATCAAGTTCTCTTTTCATCGTTTTAAAACTCGTATCTTTTAACCATTCAGGAATGCCAAATTCAGCAAACCAAGCTAAGGGATGGCCTTTTGGGGTAATCTTATTTTCTTCTAACCAATCGAGCATTTGATTGAGGGGTTCATAATTTTTTTGACCTTGTTTTTTTTCTAAATCTCGCCAATATAGGGGAAGGGTTGTAAAATTAAAAACCTCTTTAAAGTAAGCTTTATCCGTTTCTCCCCCATAGGGAAACCCACAGCCAAATAGAAAATTAGGACGCTTTTCTTGCTGAGAAATTTGATATTTTGCATGGGCTAAAACCGCTTCTTCTCCACTCCATAAACTCTCAACCAAACTCTGTTGACACCATGGGATTTGTTCGGTGATTGACGAGCTATTTTCTGCTTTTTTTAGATAAAAAAAAGCTTGATTGAGACGATTAATTACTGTTGAAGCAGAAGTATAACCTTGCTGTTTCCAGGTATTAATTAAAGACTGAACACGATCGCAACGAGTCCGAGTCAATTCTAGGTTAAGATTAAGAGGGAAATCAGCAATAGTATAGCCTTTTCCTTGGTTATCAGCATAAAGATAAACTTTGCCAAAACCAGACACTAATAAGTTAATGGCAATCATGACAGGAAAGGGAGGAAAAGAAGAGATCAATTTTCCGCCTTCTACCTGACGAGGAGGATTAAAAATCGGGTTTTCTTCTAAATCCAAAAAATGCAGCGTTTCCCATCCAGACTGATCTAAAGGTATCCCTTGAAAATCCCATCCTTGTAAAGTAACTGTTTCTTGGGAAGCATTTTTGACAGTTTCAGAATTAGAGGGTTGAGAAATCAGAGGAAAAAGAGTTAATCCTGCTGTAAATTCTAAAAAGCGACGACGTTGTATCACAATAAATACCTATTTTTTTATCCCCATTAAAAATCAAAAAACCCTGACAATTTTAGCTAATCTTAAGCTTTGATCTCCTAATTTGTATAGTATGATTCAGATTATAGAGCTACGCGCTTAAGGGTGATGAGGAATATCCCCCATACATAGAAAGCAAGGAAATCAATATGATTGCAGTCGCACCATCTTCCAATGCAACAGACATACAAGGATTAAAACACGGATTACCTCCCATTAGTGGTTGGGAACAAGACATCGCTTCAGTAGTTCA is part of the Rippkaea orientalis PCC 8801 genome and harbors:
- a CDS encoding endo-1,4-beta-xylanase, with protein sequence MIQRRRFLEFTAGLTLFPLISQPSNSETVKNASQETVTLQGWDFQGIPLDQSGWETLHFLDLEENPIFNPPRQVEGGKLISSFPPFPVMIAINLLVSGFGKVYLYADNQGKGYTIADFPLNLNLELTRTRCDRVQSLINTWKQQGYTSASTVINRLNQAFFYLKKAENSSSITEQIPWCQQSLVESLWSGEEAVLAHAKYQISQQEKRPNFLFGCGFPYGGETDKAYFKEVFNFTTLPLYWRDLEKKQGQKNYEPLNQMLDWLEENKITPKGHPLAWFAEFGIPEWLKDTSFKTMKRELDLHIQEVTRYFGQRFPYYDIINEASGRAFANQPGYSSEELVELSGVTATACYQGNPQAFRIINDCCLWARHRALEQPNPLTPYQYIKACLAANIPFEAIGLQLYYPDRDLFEINRLIERFGQLGKIIHITELGVPSDTTEDENSWMKTPFGLWHNPWSETIQADWIEQFYTLCYSKSYIKAITWWELSDKGYHFWAHGGLLRPDGQPKEAFYRLKSLVQQWR